GGCCCCTGCCACCATAGCGGTTCATTCTTTGCCACCGCCATCACAAACGGCTGCTGGCGCGATTCCAACCATAGCCTCAACCTGCGATCGCCCCCGTACACCTCATCGCCCGTCACCCACCCGCAGGGCACGCCCGCCTCCAGGGCGCGCTCAAGCATCTGTCGAGCCAATTGAGGCTTGGTGGCAAACTTGACCGTCTCAGGAACGCCCGCCGCCGCGCAACGCGACGGCTCATCTGTCCAGGCTTTGGGCAGATAAAGCTCCCGATCAATGAAGGCACTGCCCTTCTTGCCGGCATAACAGAGAAACACCCCAATCTGGCTGTTCTCGATGCGCCCCGCGGTGCCACTATACTGACGTTGCACGCCGACCGAGTGCTCGCCTTTCTTGACGAATCCTGTTTCATCCACAATCAGCACGGCATCCGTGGCTCCCAGCTGTTCGACCACATACTGGCGCAGCACGTCACGCACGGCGTGGACATCCCACCTGGCCCGATCAAGCAGATACTGTACGCTGTCTGGTGTCGATTCACCCATCCATTCTGCTAGCTGCCAGCCATTCTTGCGCTCCACCCCACCCAACAGAGCCTTCAAATAGGCCAGTGAGCGCTGGCGCGATTCCGAACGACTGAACTGGCATGCAATCCTTTCGTGCAACGCCACTAGCTCACGCTCCCATCCTTGCACCAGTGTCTTCATCAATCGTGCGCCACATACAATCCCTTCGTAATTTTAATCCATTATAGTTACGGCTGTAGTACTAAGCTGGCGTCTGGCCGCCAATCTTCGGCTAGCATCGCATCATGTGATGCAATTGTTACGCTGGCAAGTTTCTATACAAGCGTCACATTACTATAGAACAGGGAGCGGCGTTCACCCAAGGTTTTATTGGTCGCTTCAGGCGCCAACATGGAAGCAGCACAGGCAAAGGTTGTGCTCCACCACGTTTGCGAGCGTGCGCTACAATAGGTGATCAAGGCACGATGAAGTAAAAAACCTGAAGTTGTCAAGATTCGGGGCGTTTGGATTGACCTCCCCCGTACCGGCGCAGGCCGCATGAGAAGTTAATTCTTCGGATCAATTTTAGTTAAGAGTCGCTAACGCAACCTGGACGTCAGGCTGTAAGGCTCGTATCCTGGAGTCATGGCAAGACGCAAAATCAGCAATGAATTATGGGCGGTGCTGGAGCCGTTGATTCCAGCGTTCACGCCCTCACCTAAAGGCGGGCGTCGGCGCACTGTTGACGACCGGGCGGCATTGAACGGTATCCTGTATGTCCTGCATACAGGCGTTCCATGGGAAGACTTGCCGCAGGAGCTCGGCTTTGGCAGCGGCATGACATGCTGGCGCCGATTGCGCGACTGGCAGGCCGCAGGCGTGTGGAGCAGGCTGCATCTGGCGATGCTTTGCCGGTTGCGTGAACATGACCAGATTGATTGGGAGCGAGCGAGCCTGGATGCGACCAGCGTTGCCAGCCCCCGGGGGGCCAGGAAACCGGCCCCAACCCGACGGACCGGGGCAAACTCGGGAGCAAAAGGCATCTGGTCGTAGATGCCCGGGGCGTTCCCTTGGCGATCACAGTCACGGGTGCCAACCGGCATGATTCGATGGCCTTCGAGCGCACCCTCGATACCCTCCCAGCCGTGCCGGGCTTGAGCGGTTCGCCGCGCAAACGCCCGGGCAAACTGCATGCGGACAAGGGCTACGACTTTGTCCGCTGCCGACGCTATTTGAAACAACGCGCAATCACTGCACGTATCGCCCGGCGCGGCGTAGAAAAGCACGAGCGGCTTGGACGGCATCGCTGGGTAGTCGAGCGCACGCACGCCTGGTTTGCCGGTTTTGGTAAGCTGCGCATCCGCTTCGAGCGGCGTCTGGACATTCATATCGCCTTGCTCCGCTTGGCCGCCGCCATTATCTGTTCGCGCTTCGTGGACGACTTGTGTTAGCGACTCTAAGTTATACAAAGCCTTGCTCCGATAAAGCCATTATTACGTAGAGTGGTTCAATGCGCTCTTAGACGACGATTTTTGTGGCAGTCGTAGCTCAAAGGTTGAATTGTTAGAGCGGTTTCCATTGCGTTTTTTTGCGCACTGTCAAGTACGAATTGAATTAAATAGCATGGCATAACGTAGTAAATAATAACCAGGCTGTGCCGCCATTTGTTTCGCTAAGCGCGCAGCCAGACTGAATCAGGATGGTCGAGTGAGACGACACAAATAGTCTGCACGCCAGCGCGTAGCCGTGCTTAGCGCGTGGCGTGTAGGGCGCCCCTTTTGGAGGGGGCGAGGCGTACGGCATCAGCCGCGTGACGCTGTATTGATGGAAGCACACCTATACTGGCATGTCGGCCGACGCGATTAAGCAACGGGATGTGCTTGAGATGACGGTGGCGCAAAAGCATGCGCTGGTGCGCTGGACACGCACGCAACGCCTAAGCGACATCACCCGCGCGACGCGGGTCAATGGCGGTTACTCCGTGGTGGCCGAGCTGCTGCACGACGGCCTGATGGCCGACGATCACCTGTACGCTACATTCAGGCTCGACGCCACGGAAGAGCGGAGCAATTCCGGCGTAGTCGGGGCCGCGGGTAGACCCGCCAGTCCGCTGGACCCAGCACGTATTCTCCCGCAGTGGTACGAGCATGCGCGTTGCTGGACCCGATGAGGTGCATACTGCGCCGGCGCAAGGTGTCGCTACCACGTTCCAGTGCGTCAACGAGCGGCAGTCGCGCGTGGTGCGAACACCCTAAGTGCTCCTGTGGGCGTCGCGCGGGCGTGTGGCCGGGCTGATATCCTTCGCTACGGCGGCCGTCGTGCGGCGTTGCGGACGTACCGCCTTCCATAGCTTGTAGCCCTGCCACGCGGCGGCACCCAACACGGTCCATTTCAGCAACGGTTTGGCGTTGCGTACTACCACGCGACGCACAGGGCCGGCGAACGCGGCCGACGCGATCGAACCGAGAACCGGATGCTGGTTCAGCAATGCACCGATGACTGGAAGCCGGTGCAATGAGCGGAACCGACTAATGCCGGGCATTAGCCACCTGATCCAACTGAGCTTTGCGGCGCCTTGGCGCAGTTCCTGACCGGCTCCAGCGATGTCTAGCCGGTCGAGATTGGCGCGCGCCAGCAATAGCTCCTTGCGGATCGCCCGCACCTTGGGGTCACTCGACCCGCGCACAGAAGCCGGCTGGGCGAGACGGCCGTTAGAATGGCGATTGTTCATGGCGATGGCTTACGGAAAATAGCGCGATCCTTGTCGAATTCGGCCAGCGTTTCCTCGAAGATCAAAGGCGCGCGACGCACGCCCGAACGTGCC
This region of Mycetohabitans endofungorum genomic DNA includes:
- a CDS encoding IS701 family transposase; amino-acid sequence: MKTLVQGWERELVALHERIACQFSRSESRQRSLAYLKALLGGVERKNGWQLAEWMGESTPDSVQYLLDRARWDVHAVRDVLRQYVVEQLGATDAVLIVDETGFVKKGEHSVGVQRQYSGTAGRIENSQIGVFLCYAGKKGSAFIDRELYLPKAWTDEPSRCAAAGVPETVKFATKPQLARQMLERALEAGVPCGWVTGDEVYGGDRRLRLWLESRQQPFVMAVAKNEPLWWQGPTYVRAQRIAQSVPARAWQRLSAGAGAKGERLYDWALIELWRLQTSAEERRFGHYLLVRRSLDEKREHAYYLVYAPRSKASKQALVKVAGRRWQIETSFEAAKGECGLDQYEVRRWQGWYRHITLTLLAHAVLVTLSARSKKNA
- a CDS encoding IS5 family transposase (programmed frameshift), producing MARRKISNELWAVLEPLIPAFTPSPKGGRRRTVDDRAALNGILYVLHTGVPWEDLPQELGFGSGMTCWRRLRDWQAAGVWSRLHLAMLCRLREHDQIDWERASLDATSVAKPPGGQETGPNPTDRGKLGSKRHLVVDARGVPLAITVTGANRHDSMAFERTLDTLPAVPGLSGSPRKRPGKLHADKGYDFVRCRRYLKQRAITARIARRGVEKHERLGRHRWVVERTHAWFAGFGKLRIRFERRLDIHIALLRLAAAIICSRFVDDLC
- a CDS encoding DUF3318 domain-containing protein; amino-acid sequence: MNNRHSNGRLAQPASVRGSSDPKVRAIRKELLLARANLDRLDIAGAGQELRQGAAKLSWIRWLMPGISRFRSLHRLPVIGALLNQHPVLGSIASAAFAGPVRRVVVRNAKPLLKWTVLGAAAWQGYKLWKAVRPQRRTTAAVAKDISPATRPRDAHRST